The stretch of DNA ACTTATTCCATATTTGAAGAAGGAAGGATATATTTTTGTTACCATTCCAAAACTTTGGTTATTAGAAAACACTAATGAAAAGGAATTCCCTAAATAATTGTAAAGTAAAACACATAGAAGCTTAATGCTGGAAAATGAAGGTATATTCGGTCATTTAAAATAGGATTTTTGTTTCGGAAGGATTCTTTCAACTAATAATTTGAGCTACTTTTTAAGTATTACTTTGAACATCCCACTTAAAAAACCCAGCCACCTTTCACATGAAAAATTGAGCTGGGTTTTTTATTTATTTACATCCAATCATTTATAGAACTATTCTAATAAGTTTAGTCAAAAATAGCGACTATTCATTGTTTAGTAATCGTAATTATGTAAAACAAACAGGAATAACCCCGTTTTTTTTAAAAATTTTAAAACTATTCTCCATTAAAGGCGCCATTTATTGAATTTTTATAAAAAGATCAAGCTATAATTTCCAAAACTGAAACCTTTTTGATTTGGCCTTGCAACATCTTATGTTGCTTTATTAGGTAATTCTATATCTGCAGATAAGTTTTCTCCCCGGTTTTTGTTCCCTTTCCAGAAGAATATAGCAGCAAACAGAATGGTCATGACAATTCCACCGAGATGTGAAACTTGATAAGATAAGCCAAAACCAAGATTGCTATCATATAAAATATAGGTTAAGACCATATCCGTTATGAATAGTGCTGGTACAAGAGAGACAACATAATTCTTCCTCTTCACAAATAAATACATGGTACCAATCCAAAGAGCAAGTGCTGCAGTACCTTGGTTAGCAAATGAGAAGTAACGCCATAAAAGATTGAAATCAATGGTTGTTAACCAATAGGAAATCACAAACATTGGAATTGCAATAGATAAACGTTTGATAGCCTTGCCTTGGTCCATTTTAAGATAATCGGCAAGGATATTTCGTGCTGCACGGAATGCAGTATCGCCTGATGTAATAGGTAACACAACTACACCAAGTACAGCAATAGTCCCACCAACTGCACCAAGTAAGGTCGTAGAAACTTCACCAACCACAAGGGAAGCCGTACCTTCATTAATTAAAGCCTGAAGAGTTTGGCCATCAAACATACTCATGGCAGCAGCTGCCCAAATCATTGCAATTACACCTTCCGTAACCATCATACCGTAAAAAATATAACGCCCTTGTTTCTCATTTTGAGTGGTTCTAGAAATAAGTGGCGATTGCGTGGCATGGAAACCAGATAAGGCACCACAAGTAATCGTTAAGAATAAGATTGGAAAAATCGGCAGGTCAGCTGGATGCATATTGGTTAAAGATAATTCAGGAATTTCATATCCTGCAAATAATAATCCCACACCAACTCCAACTGTACCAATTAATAAAATTGCGCCAAAGAACGGATAAACTCTTCCAATGATCTTATCGATGGGAAGAATCGTGGATAAGAAATAATACACAAATATTAAGAAAATAATAGCTATTAAAGCCACCCTGCCATTGATCAAATTGTGCAATAATGATGCCGGCGTAGTAACAAATACAGTGCCAACCAGCAATAATAAAAGCAACGCGAAAACGTTTACTAAATGTTTGGAAACATTCCCTAAAAATTTCCCGGCGAGTTCTGGAATGTGAGCGCCCCGATTCCGAATGGAAATCATTCCAGTTAGGTAATCATGTACAGCTCCTGCAAAAATAGAACCTAACACAATCCACAAAAAGGCGACAGGACCATATAAAGCCCCCATGATCGGACCAAAGATGGGCCCTGTTCCGGCAATATTCAATAATTGGATTAATGCATTTTTCTGTTTGCTCATTGGCAAATAGTCAACACCATCTTGATTCACATAGGCTGGTGTTGGCCTTTCTTCATCAGGTTCAAATATTTTTTCAACAAATTTTCCATATGTGAAATAAGAAATTACCAATGCAACAAGTGCCATTAAAAATGTAACCATTCTGAAATCACCTTTCCTCCATTTTAATTTGTAATTTTGTAATTAGTTTTACCATTATCTGCGAAAAAACAATTACATTATTGTATTTTTCTAAAACCGTTATAAGACACACTTCACCAATGCACTCGTCATAAATGGAAGTAGAAAGCGAGTTCGGTCATATCAAGTGCAATCGGTCGGTCGTTCAGAAAATTTTTATTACGAGGATTCGACAAGGTAAATATCGAGTTTGGAATTGTGGCATTAGCCCACAACATCTAGAAAGTAGCCGGAAATCTCAAGCTACTTTCAGATAATAACCGAAAAAATATAAAGGCAAGTGTAGAAAAACAGGTCGTTTTTCTACACTTGCTTTATTTAGATGGACTTATCAGACAACCCTCCCAAAAACTAGATATCAATTAAGTGAATCTCAAGGATTTAAATCTTCTCAAATACACTTATTAAATGAAACTTACTCCCATAATGTCCCCTCATTCCTTGAATCGATTCCGTACCCCCTATAATGACTGCTACTTTATTTTGTAATTTACTCTTGTCCATACACACTCTCTCGTTTATAAAAGATCATCATTTGTTATATTGATATTTTATGTTAGATGTAAACTTATAACGTTCCCATACCACCGTCTACTCTATACTGAACGCCCGTAATAAATGCACTTTCATCTGAAGCAAGAAATAAAACTAAATTAGCAATATCACTGGATTCACCATAACGGCCTAATGGAATACTTTGCGCTAATGTTTCTTGTTCTACGTTCAATCCTTCTTCTAAAGAACGCATCATTCTTGTATTAACAGGTGAGGGATGGATTGAATTCACACGTACATTAGCACTTGCTACTTCAATCGTTGCTGCTTTTGTTAATCCAACTACTGCATGTTTCGAAGCAATATAAGGTGATACACCAGAACTACGTTTAATCCTGCTACTGACGAAGTGTTGATCACACTACCATAACCTTGTTTAGTCATGACTGGTAAAACATATTTCAAATCTAAAAATACTCCACGTACATTGACACTAATTACTTTATCAAAATCCTCCATTTTTTGATTCACAAGAGGAGCAACTTTTCCTTCGATTCCTGCATTGTTAAAGAACACATCGATTTTCACAAATGTTCAACTGCTTTTTTAACATAACTTTCTACATCGGATTCTTTTGAAACGTCAGCTTGGAACTGTAAGTACCTCACCAAATGAGTCTAGTTCTTCTTTAACTTTAATAAGTGAATTTTCAAATAAATCTACTAAAATAACTTTTTAGCTCCTTCTTTTAGAAATCTTTCTGCTGTTACTTTACCAATGCCACCTGCTCCCCCTGTAATTACTGCAACTTTTCCAGATAGTCTTTCCTTGATGTTACAACCTCCAATAATAATTTTTATTTTAATTATCTTTTTGAAGATAACCTAAATCCTATTAAAAATTTATTAAAGAAAATGCTTTCTCTATACTTTCCTCTACTTAATATAGTCAAGCACCTAAGAATGGTTTTTAGGGAAATTTTAAAAAAGAAATGTATGACCATTTGATAACCATATTCTGTCTTTATAATTATGAAATCATACAATCTTAAAAAAGTTGAGAACCTGTTGAATAGTTGGGATTATAATTAAATAGAGCTTATAATTGGGTAAAGTTACCATTAATAATATCGCCAATGTTCTCCATTCTATAAAAGAAAAACATATCTGGAGGTAATTTTATGGCACAATTAAGAGATATCATGACATCAAATGTTCTTACAGTTAACGAAACACAGACCGTACAGGAAGCTGCAGCATTAATGAGCAAATATAATATCGGGGCTATTCCAGTAATAAATAACAGCGGACAAATTGTTGGAATTGTAACGGACCGTGATATTACCCTTCGTACGACAGCACAAGGAGAAAATGCACAAACGCCAGTGTCTCAAGTCATGACTGGACAGCAAATCGTACAAGGTACACCTGATATGGATGTTCATCAAGCAGCAAACTTAATGGCACAACAGCAAATTCGCCGATTGCCAGTAACCGAAAATGGCCAATTAGTAGGAATTGTTGCTTTAGGTGATCTAGCCGTACAAAATCAATATGCAAACGAGGCAGAACTGGCATTACAAAGTATTTCCACTCCTTCCTCACCTCAACAATAGTAAGAGGTTCATTTATTGTCATAAAAATAATTATTAGCAAAGATCCAATCTTGGTCTGTAATGGGAATGGTGGGGGAAATTTGAGATAAAAAAGTTATAAAACGCTATCTTATTAGTTTACGTGAAATAGAAGAGTTAATGGGGATTTGGAAACGGAATTACTACCGAAAAAATGGTGCAATTCGCCAAAAATAATCATATATTCCCAAAAATCTCACCGCATGGGAAACAACTTTCTTTTTCAGCAATATAGAAAGGTAAAAAATTTTGGGGAGGCTTTCTTTATAACAATTATTACTAAAGTTAAACAGACATTAGCAGGATTGAAAAGTGCACAAGCAAGTTTTGAAACATTTGCTCTTGGTACCGATAATCAACAAGCGAAGCAGCTTTACCAAGATGCTGCTAAACAAACTCAATCCGTTATTGATAGTATTCAACCACGTGTTCAACAAATCGAACAAGAAGAACCTCAATACGAACAACAATAAGGAAAGATTGGTTGAGAGGCAATCTTTTTAAAGTCTTTTATTGTTTATAGCACAGCGCGAACTATCACGTACCATGAATAAGGATTAATAATCCTTGTTTGACTCGAAACTAAGATTATTAAGCATTGTTTTAATTTTAAAAATAAGGTAATAATAAAAATACACCAAGACTTACAAACAAAGGGAAGGATGCTTTCCTTCCCGATGTAGATGTAACTTTGTAATAATCACTTCTTTTTTCAACTACTCTTAATTAGGCTATAAATGTTGATGGAGTTACACTAAATCACAAATTCCAGATCCTTACTTCATCCAATTTTTTATTATATGTTTTACTCGAAATAGCTTTGTTTTAATGTTTATTGTAGAATCAATGCTGCGACCAATTTGTTTTTTCGGTCTATATTCTTGC from Sutcliffiella cohnii encodes:
- a CDS encoding carbon starvation CstA family protein, whose product is MVTFLMALVALVISYFTYGKFVEKIFEPDEERPTPAYVNQDGVDYLPMSKQKNALIQLLNIAGTGPIFGPIMGALYGPVAFLWIVLGSIFAGAVHDYLTGMISIRNRGAHIPELAGKFLGNVSKHLVNVFALLLLLLVGTVFVTTPASLLHNLINGRVALIAIIFLIFVYYFLSTILPIDKIIGRVYPFFGAILLIGTVGVGVGLLFAGYEIPELSLTNMHPADLPIFPILFLTITCGALSGFHATQSPLISRTTQNEKQGRYIFYGMMVTEGVIAMIWAAAAMSMFDGQTLQALINEGTASLVVGEVSTTLLGAVGGTIAVLGVVVLPITSGDTAFRAARNILADYLKMDQGKAIKRLSIAIPMFVISYWLTTIDFNLLWRYFSFANQGTAALALWIGTMYLFVKRKNYVVSLVPALFITDMVLTYILYDSNLGFGLSYQVSHLGGIVMTILFAAIFFWKGNKNRGENLSADIELPNKAT
- a CDS encoding CBS domain-containing protein, with translation MAQLRDIMTSNVLTVNETQTVQEAAALMSKYNIGAIPVINNSGQIVGIVTDRDITLRTTAQGENAQTPVSQVMTGQQIVQGTPDMDVHQAANLMAQQQIRRLPVTENGQLVGIVALGDLAVQNQYANEAELALQSISTPSSPQQ
- a CDS encoding DUF1657 domain-containing protein, which translates into the protein MTIITKVKQTLAGLKSAQASFETFALGTDNQQAKQLYQDAAKQTQSVIDSIQPRVQQIEQEEPQYEQQ